One region of Trinickia violacea genomic DNA includes:
- a CDS encoding cytochrome d ubiquinol oxidase subunit II — translation MDTSAHNILANLWFCLLAIVLALYVITDGFDLGIGILSLMTPRASDRDQMIHSINHVWGANETWLVVLGGGLFGAFPIVYATLLSGMYGVVMLLIAALIMRGAAIEFRHAARKPRAWDCVFGVGSLLAAIAQGLILGRLITGFSGGTADFAFSLVSALGVVSGYILLGATYLIKKVTGRVERNARKWTILSVFTTMVCALVLSFGTRSLSEVGLARWTEPSIFHVLLVFAFIAAMSGLYIVVTTAMNRVLAPFAGAAALFLSSFIGLATSLWPYVIPGRLTIHDAASDSSTLAFMLAGFGMLLPVMVGYNLYQYFIFRGKVEIEPY, via the coding sequence ATAGACACATCGGCACACAACATCCTCGCCAACCTGTGGTTCTGCCTTTTGGCCATTGTTTTGGCGCTCTATGTCATCACCGACGGATTCGATCTCGGCATCGGCATTCTGAGCCTCATGACACCTCGCGCCTCCGACCGAGACCAGATGATTCATTCGATCAATCACGTTTGGGGCGCGAACGAAACCTGGCTGGTCGTTCTGGGCGGGGGGCTATTTGGCGCATTCCCGATTGTCTATGCGACGCTTCTCAGCGGTATGTATGGCGTCGTGATGCTTCTCATAGCCGCACTCATCATGCGGGGAGCAGCCATCGAGTTTCGTCATGCAGCCCGAAAGCCCCGGGCATGGGACTGCGTCTTCGGAGTCGGCAGCCTTCTCGCAGCCATTGCGCAAGGACTGATACTGGGCAGGCTCATTACGGGATTTTCCGGGGGCACAGCCGACTTCGCGTTCTCGCTCGTCTCGGCGCTTGGGGTGGTATCCGGATACATCCTGCTAGGCGCTACGTACCTCATCAAGAAGGTGACAGGTCGAGTCGAGCGAAACGCCCGGAAGTGGACCATCCTCAGCGTCTTCACCACAATGGTGTGCGCGCTGGTGCTTTCCTTCGGCACCCGTTCCCTTAGCGAAGTCGGCTTGGCCAGATGGACCGAGCCGAGCATCTTTCATGTCCTCCTCGTCTTTGCCTTCATCGCTGCGATGTCGGGTCTCTATATCGTCGTCACTACCGCCATGAATAGAGTTCTAGCGCCATTTGCGGGCGCCGCGGCCCTCTTTCTCAGTTCGTTCATCGGACTGGCGACGAGCCTGTGGCCCTACGTCATTCCTGGACGGCTCACGATTCACGATGCAGCGTCCGATAGTTCAACCCTCGCTTTCATGCTTGCCGGTTTCGGAATGCTTTTGCCGGTGATGGTCGGCTACAACCTCTATCAGTATTTCATCTTCCGCGGAAAGGTCGAAATCGAACCGTACTGA
- a CDS encoding PAS domain S-box protein — MNQIELDVDRAPWLRARERTVLVPEDSGYKPLDGLFDATMDSGPFLRLAIGIASALAKVHQSGLVHKDVKPANILVNPDSGEVKLTGFGLATRLTRERQRPEPPESIAGTLAYMAPEQTGRMNRSVDSRSDLYAFGVTLYQMLTGSLPFTAVDPMEWVHCHVAREAVPPHERVGHLAPVLSSIVMKLLAKTAEERYQTAAGVEADLRRCLALWESKRRIDEFPLGERDASDQLMIPERLYGRSGEIETLLAAFDRIVTSGAPELVLVSGYSGVGKSSVVNELHRAMVPSHALFASGKFDRYKDIPYATVAQAFRSLIRPLLGKSEAELAAWRDALREALGPNAGLVVDLVPEVAHIVGQPAPAPELPPQDARQRFQLVFRRFIEVFARPEHPLVLFLDDLQWLDVATLDLIEDLLNRSHPQNLLLIGAYRDNEVDSAHPLMRKLDAIRAAGGKVATIALAPLARPHLEQLMADALRCEPARVAPLARLVHDKTAGNPFFAIQFIASLTEDGSLIFDHDAARWSWDLDRIRTKSHTDNVVELMVGKLTRLSAETQQDLQLLACMGNSAELALLETVSPRAEDDLHEGLWEAIRAGLIACTEHSCSFVHDRVQEAAYSLIPEEARAQIHLRIGRVLADSIPPEKLPEMIFEIVNQLNRGAHLITSQDEREKLADLNLIAGKRAKASCAYASALTYLSAGASLIQEDAWECRQELAFALELHRADCELWTGALPSVERRLEALATRAADTVQRAAVASRRVDLYKMLGASDRAVAVGLEYLRHVGIDWVAHPTQQEAHREYERIWSQLGRREIEELVDLPLMKDPACLATLDVLTTLGAPTLYTDENLYALTICRAVNLSLERGNSDAAPARYAAVGLIAGDRFGQYDAGYRLGKMACDLTERRGWKRLGGKTYLLFALVVPWTRPLREGIDPARRAFQMANEHGDPTFAAYACRNLSSNLLASGDPLDQVAREAGHGLEFARTVRFEFIVDMISATLALVGTLRGETAKFGSLDIGVFTERSFEARLTDLPALALPECFYWIRKLQARFFAGDYASAVDACEKAEKCFSTSASFSVMLLERADYHLYAALSRAACCEPMGLDPFAKHREALSAHERQLRAWAENCPQNFEDRSLLVGAEIARIEGRLPEAMDLYERAIRCARSNGFIQNEALCYELAARCYAARGFDEIAHLYLGNARRAYLRWGAFGKVRQLDRLYPALKQDDRASGSAGMIDAPVEDLDLATVIKVSQAVSGEIVPEKLIESLLRTAIEHAGADRGLLILPRDGEFLIQAEAKTSGTAVSVSLRETPVSADGLPETVVRYAARTQESVLLNDTSVGSLHFSDEYIGAQGVRSILCLPLIKQGALVALLYLENRFAPGVFTPGRISFLKVIASQAAISLENSSLYRELQKREAEIRRLVDANIVGILMWDREGRILEANDAFLRMVGYRREDLVSGRLHWTDLTPPELLAHQLEQILPQLEQTGSVQPFEKEYLHKEGHRVPVLIGSAAFDNEHRRGVAFVIDMTERKQAEEELRRSRQYLAEAQMVSHTGSWAWSPVSNAILYWSDECYRVMGHDPAKGLPSFERLVEDVHPDDRPRVLEGLGKAVREGSDWEAEYRLVHFDTGVRTVRCLAHPILDRAGQAIEYIGTVIDVTERKRAEEEREEHLWFLECMDRINRAMQRTNEVEGMTRGVLEEALAIFNCDRAWLAYPCDPDAPTCRAVMEHTHPDYPGAFALGEELPVDAQAAECLRDLLHAPGAVVDPGIPSEIRERYNILSTIAIAVRPRGDRPYLFGLHQCSHSRSWTTVERRLFEEIGRRLEDALTSAIAHRDLLASEEALRTSEERFRTLVEHATDAIFLYDEQGIVRDVNRQACEALGYTREELIGMRPRQFSPDITTEHTQWVRQRLREDGSATFNHRHQRKDGSLFPVEVRVRAFDRGGRLFAIGQVSDITDRRRREQRLLAQFGVTRTLSEAGSLEEAAPRILREICEALEWDCGAFWRVDLDAAVLRCIQKWYSTSVAPPSLELATRESTFGVGLAGRVWLSGAPICIPDMTLDQECQRAESAAKEGLHAAFAFPITLKKGVLGVIEFFSCEVRYADPELLQMMTTVGSQIGQFIERTRAEDALRHAREGLEQASRMATVAELSASIAHEINQPLQAVVANGQACRRWLAATPPDIEKARLSAEAIVRDGYATSDVISRIRALFKRTAPAKVELDINELIIQVCTLMADDIHGKMISLETQLAQDVPMIRADAVQIQQVIVNLVRNAVEALAATLERKKWLVIRSRRDGDKVVVDVQDEGGGLTNLETIFEPFTTTKETGMGMGLAICRSIVEAHAGRIWVVRNEVRGVTFSFSLPIEASDAT, encoded by the coding sequence ATGAACCAGATCGAACTCGATGTGGATCGCGCTCCGTGGCTTCGCGCGCGCGAGCGAACCGTCCTTGTTCCCGAAGATTCGGGCTACAAGCCCCTCGACGGTCTCTTCGATGCCACGATGGACTCCGGGCCCTTCTTGCGCCTCGCTATCGGCATCGCGTCGGCGCTTGCCAAAGTCCACCAGAGTGGGCTCGTGCATAAGGACGTCAAGCCGGCCAACATCCTGGTGAATCCCGATAGTGGTGAAGTCAAGCTCACGGGTTTCGGCCTCGCGACGCGGCTTACGCGAGAGCGTCAACGGCCCGAGCCACCCGAGTCTATCGCCGGTACGCTCGCCTACATGGCGCCGGAGCAGACTGGGCGGATGAATCGTTCGGTCGACTCCCGCAGCGATCTCTACGCGTTTGGCGTGACGCTCTACCAGATGCTCACGGGAAGTCTGCCATTCACCGCTGTGGATCCGATGGAATGGGTGCACTGCCACGTCGCGAGAGAGGCGGTGCCGCCGCACGAGCGCGTGGGCCACTTGGCACCGGTCCTTTCTTCGATTGTGATGAAGCTGCTCGCCAAGACTGCGGAGGAGCGCTATCAGACCGCAGCAGGCGTTGAAGCGGACCTGCGACGCTGCCTGGCGCTTTGGGAATCCAAGCGACGCATCGACGAATTCCCGCTCGGCGAGCGCGACGCATCGGACCAGTTGATGATTCCGGAGAGGCTGTATGGGCGATCAGGCGAGATCGAGACCTTGCTTGCGGCCTTCGATCGCATCGTCACAAGCGGTGCACCCGAATTGGTATTGGTCTCCGGGTACTCCGGCGTTGGCAAGTCGTCCGTCGTCAACGAACTGCACCGGGCGATGGTGCCTTCGCACGCGCTCTTCGCCTCCGGCAAATTCGATCGCTACAAAGACATCCCCTATGCGACGGTGGCGCAAGCTTTCCGGAGTCTGATACGGCCGCTGCTTGGCAAAAGCGAAGCGGAGCTTGCGGCTTGGCGCGACGCTCTGCGGGAAGCACTGGGGCCGAATGCCGGACTCGTCGTGGATCTCGTTCCTGAAGTGGCGCACATCGTCGGGCAGCCCGCACCCGCCCCCGAATTGCCTCCACAAGACGCGCGCCAGCGGTTTCAGCTCGTGTTCCGGCGGTTCATTGAAGTGTTCGCCAGGCCGGAACATCCGCTAGTGCTCTTCCTCGACGATTTGCAATGGCTCGATGTGGCGACGCTCGATCTGATAGAGGACCTGTTGAACCGGTCTCATCCGCAGAACCTCTTGCTGATCGGCGCCTATCGCGACAACGAAGTCGATTCCGCCCATCCGCTGATGCGAAAGCTCGATGCCATCAGGGCCGCGGGCGGCAAGGTGGCGACGATCGCGCTCGCGCCGCTTGCCCGGCCGCATCTCGAGCAGCTGATGGCGGACGCTCTTCGTTGTGAGCCAGCGCGGGTCGCGCCGCTCGCGCGGCTGGTGCATGACAAGACCGCCGGAAATCCGTTCTTCGCCATTCAGTTCATTGCTTCGCTGACAGAGGACGGTTCGCTTATCTTCGATCATGATGCGGCGCGCTGGTCGTGGGACCTCGATCGCATTCGCACGAAGAGTCATACCGACAATGTGGTGGAGCTCATGGTTGGCAAGCTGACTCGCCTGTCAGCAGAAACGCAGCAGGACCTGCAATTGCTGGCGTGCATGGGGAACAGCGCGGAGCTCGCCCTGCTGGAAACCGTTTCCCCGCGCGCGGAAGACGATCTCCATGAAGGGCTTTGGGAAGCCATTCGTGCGGGCCTCATTGCCTGCACGGAGCATTCCTGCAGCTTCGTGCACGACCGGGTTCAGGAGGCGGCGTACTCCCTGATTCCCGAGGAGGCGCGTGCGCAGATCCATCTCCGGATAGGCAGGGTGCTCGCTGACAGCATCCCGCCGGAAAAGCTGCCGGAGATGATCTTCGAGATCGTCAACCAGCTCAATCGCGGCGCACACCTCATCACGTCACAGGACGAGCGCGAGAAGCTCGCCGATCTGAACCTGATCGCCGGAAAGCGCGCGAAAGCATCGTGTGCCTATGCCTCCGCGCTGACGTATCTGAGTGCCGGCGCATCGCTGATACAGGAGGATGCGTGGGAATGCCGGCAGGAGCTTGCTTTCGCCCTGGAACTGCACAGGGCCGACTGCGAACTCTGGACGGGGGCGCTCCCGTCCGTCGAGAGGCGTCTTGAAGCGCTTGCAACGCGCGCTGCCGATACGGTCCAACGTGCGGCCGTCGCCAGCCGGCGTGTGGATTTATACAAGATGCTCGGGGCTAGCGACCGCGCGGTCGCGGTGGGCTTGGAATACCTCCGGCATGTGGGCATCGACTGGGTCGCTCATCCCACCCAACAGGAAGCGCATCGCGAGTACGAGCGGATCTGGTCCCAGCTCGGAAGGCGTGAGATCGAGGAACTCGTCGATCTGCCGCTGATGAAGGATCCGGCGTGTCTTGCCACGCTCGACGTGCTCACCACGCTTGGAGCGCCGACGTTATACACCGACGAGAATTTGTACGCACTCACGATCTGCAGGGCGGTCAATCTCAGCCTGGAGCGTGGCAACAGCGACGCCGCGCCTGCGCGTTACGCCGCGGTCGGACTGATCGCCGGCGACCGCTTCGGCCAATACGACGCAGGTTATCGACTCGGAAAGATGGCCTGCGATTTGACCGAACGTCGCGGATGGAAGCGCCTGGGAGGAAAAACCTATCTGCTCTTCGCGCTCGTGGTGCCGTGGACACGACCGCTTCGAGAGGGTATCGATCCGGCCCGACGTGCTTTTCAGATGGCGAACGAGCATGGCGACCCGACGTTTGCTGCATACGCCTGCCGCAACCTCAGTTCCAATCTGCTGGCCTCAGGCGATCCACTCGATCAGGTTGCCCGTGAAGCCGGTCACGGTTTGGAGTTCGCGCGCACGGTGCGGTTCGAGTTCATCGTCGACATGATCTCTGCCACGCTCGCGCTCGTGGGCACACTGCGTGGCGAAACCGCGAAATTCGGCTCGCTCGACATCGGCGTGTTTACGGAGCGGTCGTTCGAGGCGCGCCTCACCGATCTCCCGGCTCTGGCTTTGCCCGAATGTTTCTATTGGATCCGCAAGCTGCAGGCACGCTTCTTCGCCGGCGACTACGCATCGGCTGTCGATGCCTGCGAAAAGGCGGAAAAGTGCTTTTCGACGTCGGCGTCGTTTTCGGTCATGCTGCTGGAGCGAGCGGACTACCACCTCTATGCCGCTCTCTCTCGTGCGGCATGCTGCGAGCCCATGGGCCTCGATCCGTTTGCAAAACATCGGGAGGCGCTGTCGGCACACGAACGGCAACTCCGGGCATGGGCGGAAAATTGCCCACAGAACTTCGAGGATCGTTCGCTGTTGGTCGGCGCGGAGATCGCGCGCATCGAAGGGCGCTTACCCGAGGCAATGGATCTGTACGAGCGAGCCATTCGCTGTGCGCGTTCGAATGGCTTCATTCAAAACGAGGCGCTGTGCTACGAACTGGCGGCGCGCTGCTATGCGGCGCGCGGCTTCGACGAGATTGCGCACCTCTACTTGGGAAACGCACGGCGTGCTTATCTGCGGTGGGGAGCCTTTGGGAAGGTGCGACAACTCGATCGGCTCTATCCCGCGTTGAAACAAGACGATCGTGCCTCGGGCTCCGCGGGCATGATCGACGCGCCTGTCGAAGATCTGGATCTGGCCACTGTGATCAAAGTGTCGCAGGCGGTGTCGGGCGAGATCGTCCCCGAAAAGCTCATCGAATCCCTGTTGCGTACGGCCATCGAGCATGCCGGCGCGGACCGTGGGCTGCTGATTCTCCCGCGTGACGGCGAATTCCTGATTCAGGCGGAAGCGAAGACCAGCGGCACTGCTGTTTCGGTCAGCCTGCGCGAGACGCCAGTTTCCGCGGACGGGCTTCCCGAGACAGTGGTCCGCTATGCCGCGCGCACCCAGGAGAGCGTGCTTCTCAACGATACTTCAGTCGGCAGCCTGCATTTCAGCGACGAGTACATCGGCGCGCAGGGCGTCCGGTCGATACTCTGCCTGCCGTTGATTAAGCAGGGTGCGCTGGTTGCGCTGCTGTACCTGGAAAACAGGTTTGCTCCAGGTGTTTTCACGCCCGGCAGAATTTCTTTCCTGAAGGTGATTGCCTCCCAGGCTGCGATTTCGCTCGAAAACAGCAGCCTGTATCGCGAGCTGCAGAAACGGGAGGCTGAGATTCGCCGCCTGGTCGACGCCAACATTGTCGGGATCCTGATGTGGGACCGGGAAGGCCGGATTCTCGAGGCCAATGATGCGTTCCTGCGCATGGTCGGATACCGGCGCGAGGATCTCGTGTCGGGTCGGCTGCATTGGACCGACCTGACGCCTCCCGAATTACTAGCCCACCAACTCGAACAAATCTTGCCGCAGCTCGAGCAGACCGGCAGCGTGCAGCCTTTCGAAAAGGAATATCTCCACAAGGAGGGTCACCGCGTTCCCGTGCTCATCGGATCGGCCGCTTTCGACAACGAACATAGGCGTGGCGTAGCCTTTGTCATCGATATGACCGAGCGTAAGCAAGCGGAGGAAGAGCTGCGGCGCAGCCGCCAGTACCTGGCGGAGGCGCAGATGGTCAGCCACACGGGAAGCTGGGCCTGGAGCCCCGTTTCAAATGCCATTCTGTATTGGTCGGACGAGTGTTATCGGGTCATGGGCCATGACCCCGCGAAGGGTCTGCCTTCGTTCGAGCGATTGGTCGAGGACGTTCATCCTGATGACCGCCCCCGAGTTCTGGAGGGCCTGGGGAAGGCCGTGCGCGAAGGTTCCGACTGGGAAGCCGAGTACCGGCTCGTGCACTTCGATACCGGAGTGAGAACCGTCCGTTGCCTGGCGCATCCGATTCTGGACCGCGCGGGCCAGGCGATCGAATACATCGGCACCGTGATCGACGTCACGGAGCGCAAGCGTGCGGAGGAGGAGCGCGAGGAACATCTATGGTTCCTCGAGTGCATGGACCGCATCAACCGCGCCATGCAGCGAACGAACGAAGTCGAGGGCATGACGCGCGGCGTGCTCGAGGAGGCGCTGGCGATCTTCAATTGCGATCGGGCTTGGCTGGCCTATCCCTGCGACCCCGATGCGCCGACGTGTCGCGCGGTGATGGAGCATACGCATCCGGACTATCCGGGCGCCTTCGCGCTCGGCGAGGAACTCCCGGTGGACGCCCAGGCAGCGGAATGCCTGCGCGACCTGCTGCACGCCCCAGGGGCGGTGGTGGATCCAGGCATCCCGTCGGAGATTCGCGAGCGGTACAACATTCTGTCGACGATCGCGATCGCGGTTCGTCCCAGGGGCGACAGGCCGTACCTGTTCGGGCTGCATCAGTGCTCGCATTCACGCTCCTGGACCACAGTGGAGCGTAGGCTCTTCGAGGAGATTGGCAGACGCCTGGAAGATGCGTTGACGAGCGCGATCGCGCACCGCGACCTGCTCGCGAGCGAGGAGGCGCTGCGCACGAGCGAGGAGCGCTTCCGAACCCTGGTCGAACACGCGACCGATGCCATTTTCCTGTACGACGAGCAAGGCATCGTGCGCGACGTGAACCGTCAGGCGTGCGAGGCGCTCGGTTATACGCGCGAAGAGCTCATCGGCATGCGCCCCCGTCAGTTCTCCCCCGACATCACGACCGAACACACCCAGTGGGTCCGGCAGCGGCTGCGCGAGGACGGAAGCGCGACGTTCAATCACCGCCACCAGCGAAAAGACGGAAGCCTCTTTCCCGTCGAAGTGCGGGTACGGGCGTTCGACCGCGGTGGACGCCTTTTCGCCATCGGGCAAGTCAGCGACATCACCGATCGCAGGCGCCGCGAGCAGCGGCTGCTTGCGCAATTCGGCGTCACGCGGACGCTGTCGGAAGCGGGCTCGCTCGAGGAGGCGGCACCGCGCATTCTGCGCGAAATATGCGAGGCACTCGAGTGGGACTGCGGCGCATTCTGGCGCGTCGATTTGGACGCTGCGGTGCTGCGGTGCATACAAAAATGGTATTCGACCTCTGTTGCGCCCCCCAGCCTCGAGTTGGCGACGCGGGAGAGCACCTTCGGCGTGGGGCTCGCCGGGCGAGTATGGTTGAGCGGCGCACCCATATGCATTCCCGACATGACTCTCGATCAGGAGTGTCAACGGGCGGAATCTGCCGCAAAGGAAGGGCTCCACGCGGCCTTTGCCTTTCCTATCACGCTCAAGAAGGGCGTACTCGGGGTGATCGAATTCTTCAGCTGCGAGGTCCGCTATGCCGATCCCGAGCTTCTGCAGATGATGACCACCGTCGGCAGCCAGATTGGACAATTCATCGAGCGCACGCGAGCGGAAGACGCGCTGCGGCATGCGCGGGAAGGGCTTGAGCAGGCGTCACGGATGGCGACTGTAGCCGAGCTGTCCGCGTCCATTGCCCACGAAATCAACCAACCGCTGCAGGCCGTTGTGGCCAATGGGCAGGCTTGCCGGCGCTGGCTCGCAGCGACGCCGCCCGACATCGAGAAAGCCCGGCTCAGTGCCGAAGCCATCGTCCGTGACGGATATGCCACGTCGGACGTAATAAGCCGTATTCGCGCGCTGTTCAAGCGCACGGCTCCTGCAAAGGTCGAACTCGACATCAATGAGCTGATAATTCAGGTCTGCACTCTGATGGCCGACGACATTCACGGGAAGATGATCTCGCTCGAGACTCAGCTAGCCCAAGACGTGCCGATGATCAGAGCCGACGCAGTGCAGATTCAACAGGTGATCGTCAACCTTGTGCGTAACGCCGTCGAGGCGTTGGCGGCGACGTTGGAGCGCAAGAAGTGGCTAGTGATCCGCTCTCGGCGCGACGGGGACAAGGTGGTGGTGGATGTTCAGGACGAGGGCGGCGGGTTGACGAATCTGGAGACGATATTCGAGCCTTTTACCACCACAAAGGAAACCGGTATGGGCATGGGGCTCGCGATCTGCCGGTCGATTGTCGAAGCGCACGCCGGCCGTATTTGGGTCGTGCGTAATGAGGTCCGTGGCGTGACGTTTAGCTTCAGCCTTCCGATTGAAGCTTCGGATGCAACGTGA
- a CDS encoding potassium channel family protein — protein sequence MDNAAKEAGRARIQPNQAIAEFARVLWHLRAILVLLLVLFLILSVAMYYIGGAVDAATRTQSSLGQTFYFCAVTALTIGYGDVVPTTTFGRIVAVSLGLLGVLITGVITASAVYAIQVAAHRAGLLPGNADDR from the coding sequence ATGGATAATGCCGCCAAAGAGGCCGGTCGCGCCCGAATCCAGCCGAACCAAGCAATTGCCGAGTTTGCCAGGGTCCTCTGGCACCTGCGCGCCATTCTGGTTCTGCTGCTGGTTCTTTTTCTCATTTTGTCTGTCGCCATGTACTACATTGGGGGCGCCGTCGATGCAGCCACGCGCACCCAATCGTCGCTAGGTCAAACTTTCTACTTTTGTGCGGTCACGGCGCTGACTATCGGCTACGGCGACGTTGTGCCGACCACCACGTTTGGTCGGATCGTGGCGGTATCGCTTGGACTGCTCGGCGTGTTGATAACGGGCGTCATAACTGCTTCCGCGGTTTATGCTATCCAGGTGGCCGCGCATCGTGCCGGGCTACTGCCTGGTAATGCAGACGACCGCTGA
- a CDS encoding MarR family winged helix-turn-helix transcriptional regulator, translated as MNEDIDNRRGYALNEVHAHVAQAGVDFSLLCNVESRFVRARAALLRELSRALSGLELGVNEANVLMAIGKGVAGSPTGLSEVVGVDSACMSRLLDRLEKRSLLQRSRSREDRRVVKVSLTEGGTRMYISLDQITPSLLNERFVRLSRAELLELQCLLGKLIGD; from the coding sequence ATGAATGAAGACATCGACAACCGAAGGGGCTATGCCTTGAACGAGGTACATGCTCACGTGGCCCAGGCCGGTGTCGATTTCTCTTTGCTTTGCAACGTAGAATCGCGCTTTGTGAGAGCGCGTGCGGCCTTGCTGAGGGAGTTGAGCCGAGCCCTCAGTGGTCTTGAGCTCGGCGTGAACGAAGCGAACGTGTTGATGGCGATCGGTAAAGGTGTTGCTGGCAGTCCTACGGGATTGTCCGAAGTGGTGGGCGTCGACTCGGCGTGCATGAGCCGATTGTTGGACCGACTGGAGAAGAGGTCGTTGCTACAGCGTTCCCGAAGCAGGGAAGACCGAAGAGTAGTGAAAGTTTCGCTGACGGAAGGTGGTACCCGCATGTATATCAGCCTCGACCAGATTACACCCAGCCTATTGAACGAGCGATTTGTCAGACTCTCGCGTGCAGAGCTGCTCGAATTGCAATGTCTTCTTGGGAAACTAATCGGCGATTGA
- a CDS encoding PRC-barrel domain-containing protein, which yields MKAKWALVFIAASAFSAVCQPASAQVAGAQTIGISVEQSQLIVEGWSVKKSLLGKSIYNDSGEKVGVLHDIIVAPDNAVSFAIVAAHQFLGVSQHDVAIPMSQLDVVDGKLVWAGATRDAVKSIPAFQYAKVREVPVARKEYGRR from the coding sequence ATGAAGGCAAAGTGGGCACTCGTTTTTATCGCAGCGTCGGCATTTAGCGCGGTTTGCCAGCCGGCAAGCGCGCAGGTAGCGGGCGCGCAGACTATCGGCATCTCGGTCGAGCAGTCGCAGTTGATCGTTGAAGGGTGGAGTGTCAAGAAGAGCCTGCTCGGCAAAAGCATCTACAACGACAGCGGCGAGAAGGTCGGCGTGCTGCACGACATCATCGTCGCGCCGGATAACGCGGTATCGTTCGCAATCGTGGCGGCGCACCAGTTTCTCGGTGTGTCCCAGCACGACGTAGCGATTCCAATGTCGCAACTCGACGTTGTGGACGGAAAACTCGTGTGGGCCGGCGCCACGCGTGATGCAGTCAAGTCGATTCCGGCCTTTCAGTATGCGAAGGTCAGGGAGGTTCCGGTTGCACGCAAGGAGTACGGCCGCCGCTGA
- a CDS encoding cytochrome ubiquinol oxidase subunit I has product MDENLLIELSRAQFAMTAIFHILWPILSISLSAFIFFLEARWLRTGDIAYYQHARHWARLLILNFAVGVVSGIPMEFQFGTNWAGFSEFTGQFFGNILGFEGAMAFMLEAGFMGIVMFGWGRVPAAVHLFATGMVALGSTLSAFWIMVANSWMQTPAGVSVHDGKIFVDSYAQAIFSPDMLWGVAHMWTAAIETGLFVVAGISAYHLFRERHTDFFLKSFRMALIALVVVAPLQVWLGDASGVDIFRTQPAKGAAIEGHWHTNAPGTGASWSLLAWPDQSEQKNDWSVEVPGMLSILGTHSLHGKVIGLADIPRNDQPPFIPLLYYAFRVMAGIGFAFVLLALWTALAIRKTRRAPHELATRKRLLLAWILAIPLPYIAVESGWIVREVGRQPWIVYGLLRTRDAVSVNVTPTATMLSIAMFFAFYVVLISTFFFFARRWLHAGPDLTMHPPEHAAVVIEKTPSAR; this is encoded by the coding sequence ATGGACGAAAATCTCCTGATCGAACTGTCTCGCGCACAGTTCGCGATGACGGCCATATTTCATATCCTGTGGCCGATCCTTTCGATTAGCCTTTCCGCATTCATCTTTTTCCTTGAGGCAAGATGGCTTCGTACCGGTGACATCGCCTACTACCAGCACGCGCGTCACTGGGCAAGACTGCTAATTCTTAACTTTGCGGTTGGCGTGGTCAGCGGTATCCCAATGGAATTCCAGTTCGGCACAAACTGGGCGGGCTTCTCCGAATTCACTGGCCAGTTCTTCGGAAACATCCTCGGCTTCGAGGGCGCGATGGCTTTCATGCTCGAAGCAGGTTTCATGGGCATCGTCATGTTTGGCTGGGGGCGCGTGCCAGCCGCCGTTCACCTGTTCGCCACAGGAATGGTCGCACTGGGTTCGACTCTGTCCGCATTCTGGATCATGGTGGCCAATTCATGGATGCAAACACCTGCCGGCGTGAGCGTGCATGACGGCAAGATTTTCGTCGATAGTTACGCACAGGCCATATTCAGTCCCGACATGCTGTGGGGTGTGGCGCATATGTGGACCGCGGCTATCGAGACAGGGCTTTTCGTTGTCGCAGGCATCTCTGCATACCATCTGTTCCGTGAGCGCCATACGGATTTTTTTCTCAAGTCTTTTCGCATGGCCCTGATTGCGCTGGTTGTCGTAGCACCGCTTCAAGTCTGGCTAGGTGACGCGAGCGGCGTCGATATTTTCAGAACACAGCCAGCTAAAGGCGCCGCCATTGAAGGACACTGGCATACGAACGCACCTGGAACGGGCGCGTCCTGGTCGCTTCTTGCATGGCCAGATCAATCCGAGCAGAAGAACGACTGGTCGGTTGAAGTACCTGGCATGCTCAGCATCCTGGGCACTCACAGCCTGCACGGCAAGGTCATCGGACTTGCGGACATTCCGAGGAACGACCAGCCACCTTTTATACCGCTGCTTTATTACGCCTTTCGGGTGATGGCCGGCATCGGCTTCGCTTTCGTGCTGCTCGCGCTATGGACAGCGTTGGCAATCAGGAAAACACGCCGTGCTCCTCACGAACTCGCAACCAGGAAGCGGCTTTTACTCGCATGGATACTCGCCATTCCCCTCCCCTACATTGCGGTCGAGTCGGGATGGATTGTCCGCGAGGTGGGGCGCCAACCGTGGATCGTCTACGGTCTGCTGCGAACCCGGGACGCCGTCTCGGTGAACGTTACGCCTACGGCGACCATGTTGAGCATCGCGATGTTCTTTGCTTTCTACGTGGTGCTGATTTCCACCTTCTTTTTTTTCGCGCGGCGCTGGTTGCATGCGGGACCTGACTTGACCATGCATCCGCCTGAACACGCTGCCGTCGTTATCGAAAAGACACCGTCGGCACGGTAA